The segment GACACCATCTCGCAGCGGTCGCACTGCACGACGGCCCCGCGCCATACAGCATTGGCGTCCCGACACTGGTCGTCCACGGCAGCGAGGACCAGTTGGCCGTTCCCGAGAACGCACACCTGCTCGCCGATGGCATCGAAGGTGCCGAGTTGCTCCTTCTGCCCGGTGCCCGGCACGCCTACTGGGCGGCGAATTCCGAAGTGCACCAGAAGGTTTCAGCATTCTTCGCACAGCACGACGGAGATGCCGACGACAGCTAGTTGCATGCGGGGTCATCTCAATTGAGGTCTTCCACGTGCTGGCTGACGATCTGAGAAATTCCGAGATCGCCCGGCTGCGAGGGTCATTCGCTACGGTCGAGTTGATGGACGTTTCCACGATCCCCGCCGCTCTGGGTCTGCCAGGAGACGTCATGTCTTGGGACGCAGTTGGCGGAGCGCGGTCCAACCGGCTGTTCCACGTGACCACCACTGCGGGTCAGTTCGCGGTGAAGCAACTGCTGAATCCGTGGGATGACCCTCAGTGGCTGGACTGGCTGCACGAAGCGGCCGGATTCGAGCAGGCGTGCATCGACGCCGGCGTCGCTGCTGCCGCGATCCACCTCAACCCGGAGGGTCATGTCTTCAGCCACGTCGACGATGCCTGGTTCCGCGTCCACGAGTGGGTCATCGACGGATATGCCTGTATGCCGGGTCCGGTATCGCCGGACGTCGCGCGAGCGGTCGGGCGCGAGCTTGCCGTCATACACGGCGTCGGATGGCAGCCGAGTCGTGACGACGTCTTCCCGACTGTGACGGGCGACCAAGCGAACCAGTGGCCCGAGTTGGTGCGGAGTTTGCGACGGGTAGCACCGGAGTTCGCTGCGATCGCCGACTTGGTGTCAGAACCCGTTGCCCAGATCGGGGAGTGGTTGGCCGAGCCTCGGGTCGCCGAAGCTCCGGTGATGTCCCACGGAGACCTGGATCCGAAGAACCTCGTGCTGGCCGGCCGGACGTGGCTCGTCGACTGGGATGTCGCCATGCCGTGGCGACCGGTCGATGAGGTTGCCCGCACGGCGATGAGTATGGCGAACTGGTCCGATCCGAGGATCGCCGTGGCCCTCCTGGCGAGTTACGAGGCCGAGGCCGGCATTGCCCTCACGTTCGAACGAGATTGTCTGACAATGGATCTCGCGATCGGTCTGGATTGGCTGGCCCGGTGTTTGCGGCGCGCCAGCGGGCTCGAAGCCTGCAGCCCTCGCCGAGCCCAGGAGGCTCGTGAGCAGGCGGTCGCGCAAGCGGCATCGCTTCGAGGACGCGTCGTCATCGCGGATCGCGTCGGCGAGTGGCTCGGCCGCTGATCACTCCGGCTGACGATGTTCAGCGGCTGAACATCTGCCGTTCTCCCTCGTCAGTGAGTCGAACGCTGCGTGGGTGGCTGGTGCGCACGATCCAATCGTGCGCGAGCGCGTGTGCCGTCACACGATCCATCAGCGTTCCGGCGAGATGCGGTCGACGCTCGGTCCAGTCCATGCACGGTCGGATCAGTTCGTTCCCGACGTCCGCAGTGATGTCGATGCCGCGAGCAATGAACCATTGGCATCCCTCGTGGGTGAGTTGTGACGCCTCGTCGATGAACGCACCGTCGAGCAGGTGATCTGCGAATCGAACTCCGATAGCTCCGGCCAGGTGCCGATAACAGGTGCGTCCGGCGGCGAGTTCTCGAGCGTGTCGCTGACCGCGCAGGCTCGCTACCGGTGGCCGATCCGGCGCAATGAGGCTGAGGCTCTCCAGGGCGGCCGCGACCTCCGGCCCAGCGAGGCTGACGTACGTATGACGACCCTGCCGGACTAGTCGCACCAGTCCGGCAGCGCTGAGATGACCGACGTGCTCGCTGGCGGTGCTGCGCGCGACTCCGGCATACGACGCGAGTTCGCCCACCGTCCAAGCAGTCCCTGTCAGGAGCCCCGTCAGCATCTGGGATCGAGACGTGTCGGCAAGAGCTCGACCGACGACCGACAGATCGGGGCCCGTCGTCAGACGCGGCATCGATCGATCGAGGGAGGACATGAAACCAGTCAACCGCTTCGTCGTGTCGGCTGCGGCCGAATGATCGACCGACCGAGTCATGGCTCCCACCGTCACGAGCCGGGTACGCCGGGTGTCAGCTCAACGCGTGGGTTGCGGCCTGTAGTTCGTCGAGGGCGTGCACCGCGTATGGCGCGAAAGCGTCTGTCCGATCACCGTCGGACCAGGTCGCGAAACCCTTCTTGATCGCAAGAGTTCCAAGCTCGCCGGCAAGCGCTGCCGTCATCTCCGGAACGCCTCGCTCGACCAGCGCCTGCGTCATCGCCGCAGCCATGCTCACCGACTTGAGGGCATCGCGTTCTTGTAGTTCGGCGCTGCTGGCCACCGCCGCCGCCAGCCGCGGAGCGATCTGGCGGGTGACCTCGCCAAAGGCAGTCGCGGCGTTCTCGAGGCCCGCGGCCACCGCCGCAAGAGGGCTCGCGTCTGCGGGAGCCGCACTGATCCCCTCGGCGAGCAGTGTCGACAGGGCCTCCTGGCCGGCGACGAGAAGTTCGCGCTTGTCGGGGAAGTGGCGGAAGAACGTGCTCTTGGTGACCCCCGCGCGCTCGGCGATCTCGGCGACCGTCGTCGCGTCGTAGCCCTGGTCGGCAAACAGGTCGACGGCGGCCATCACGAGGCGCTCGCGTGCGCCCGGTTCCCAGCGACCCATGAACCCAGTCTATTCGACGGGACCTTTGTCCCATCATCGTGTAGTGTGACGGGACATTAGTCTCATCACTGTAGGAGGTTGACATGCAGGTCTTTCTGACCGGCGGCACCGGTCTGATCGGAACCGCCGTCACGGCCGAATTACTCGCGCACGGGTATGACGTGGCTGCGCTCGTCCGATCGGACGCGTCGGCGCAGGTGGCTTCGAAAGCCGGAGCTGAGCCGGTGCGGGGTTCTCTGACCGATCTTGACGTCATTCGTCAGGCAGCCGGCGCCGCCGACGGCGTCATACATCTCGCATTCGGCAACGACTTCACCAGCGCCGAAGCGCTGTCGCAGAACATCGCAGAGGAAGGTGCCGCTCTCCTCGCGGTGAGTGAAGCGTTGGAGGGCAGCGGCAAGCCTCTCGTGAGCGTCTCCGGAACCCCTCGGGTCAATGGGCGACCGTCAGTCGAGTCAGACCCGATTCCGCTGGATGGACCGGTCGGCGGGCGCGCGCGTGTCGTCACCTCGGTGCTCGGGTTCGCTGACCGCGGCGTGCGCACGAGCACGGTGCGTCTGCCGCGCACGGTCCACCGTGATGGCGTGGGTGGGTTCGCGGGCATCCTGACGGGAATCGCCCGACGCACCGGTGTGTCGAGCTACCCAGGCGATGGCAGCCAGCGCTGGCCGGCTGTGCACGCGCTCGATGCTGCGACGTTGTTCCGGCTCGCTCTCGAGAAGGCCGAGGCGGGCACGAGTTGGCACGCGGTCGACGACGAGGGGGATGCCGTCGTCGACATCGCCGGCGTCATCGGTCGTCGCCTCGGCGTTCCGGTCGAATCGGCGCCGGTGGAGCAGTTCGGGGCGCTGGGCGCGATCTTCGCG is part of the Rudaeicoccus suwonensis genome and harbors:
- a CDS encoding ArsR/SmtB family transcription factor, which encodes MSSLDRSMPRLTTGPDLSVVGRALADTSRSQMLTGLLTGTAWTVGELASYAGVARSTASEHVGHLSAAGLVRLVRQGRHTYVSLAGPEVAAALESLSLIAPDRPPVASLRGQRHARELAAGRTCYRHLAGAIGVRFADHLLDGAFIDEASQLTHEGCQWFIARGIDITADVGNELIRPCMDWTERRPHLAGTLMDRVTAHALAHDWIVRTSHPRSVRLTDEGERQMFSR
- a CDS encoding SDR family oxidoreductase, with the translated sequence MQVFLTGGTGLIGTAVTAELLAHGYDVAALVRSDASAQVASKAGAEPVRGSLTDLDVIRQAAGAADGVIHLAFGNDFTSAEALSQNIAEEGAALLAVSEALEGSGKPLVSVSGTPRVNGRPSVESDPIPLDGPVGGRARVVTSVLGFADRGVRTSTVRLPRTVHRDGVGGFAGILTGIARRTGVSSYPGDGSQRWPAVHALDAATLFRLALEKAEAGTSWHAVDDEGDAVVDIAGVIGRRLGVPVESAPVEQFGALGAIFAADQPASSEHTRRVLGWEPTHPRLLADLELIEP
- a CDS encoding phosphotransferase family protein codes for the protein MDVSTIPAALGLPGDVMSWDAVGGARSNRLFHVTTTAGQFAVKQLLNPWDDPQWLDWLHEAAGFEQACIDAGVAAAAIHLNPEGHVFSHVDDAWFRVHEWVIDGYACMPGPVSPDVARAVGRELAVIHGVGWQPSRDDVFPTVTGDQANQWPELVRSLRRVAPEFAAIADLVSEPVAQIGEWLAEPRVAEAPVMSHGDLDPKNLVLAGRTWLVDWDVAMPWRPVDEVARTAMSMANWSDPRIAVALLASYEAEAGIALTFERDCLTMDLAIGLDWLARCLRRASGLEACSPRRAQEAREQAVAQAASLRGRVVIADRVGEWLGR
- a CDS encoding TetR/AcrR family transcriptional regulator, which encodes MGRWEPGARERLVMAAVDLFADQGYDATTVAEIAERAGVTKSTFFRHFPDKRELLVAGQEALSTLLAEGISAAPADASPLAAVAAGLENAATAFGEVTRQIAPRLAAAVASSAELQERDALKSVSMAAAMTQALVERGVPEMTAALAGELGTLAIKKGFATWSDGDRTDAFAPYAVHALDELQAATHALS